From a single Brassica napus cultivar Da-Ae chromosome C9, Da-Ae, whole genome shotgun sequence genomic region:
- the LOC106426689 gene encoding transcription factor TGA4-like isoform X3, which produces MNTTTSSHFVPPTRFEIFDPLNQISTMWEESFKNNGGGFYTPNSIIIPTNQKPYSLSEDGTEGTPHKFDQEASTSRHPDKTQRRLAQNREAAKKSRLRKKAYVQQLETSRLKLIRLEQELDRARQQGFYASKRVDTNALSFSDNMCSGIVAFEMEYGHWVEEQNMQIHELRTVLNGQVSDVEIRLLVDNAMKHYFQLFLMKSAAAKLDVFYIMSGMWKTSAERFFLWIGGFRPSELLKVLVPHFDPMMDQQVLDVCNLRQSCQQAEDAVSQGMEKLQHTLAESVAAGELGEGSYVPQITSAMERLEALVSFVDQADHLRHETLQQMHRILTTRQAARGLLALGEYFQRLRALSSSWETRQREPT; this is translated from the exons ATGAATACAACAACTTCGTCACATTTTGTTCCACCGACAAGGTTTGAAATCTTCGACCCTCTCAACCAAATAAGTACTATGTGGGAAGAAAGCTTCAAGAACAATGGAGGAGGCTTCTATACTCCCAACTCTATCATCATCCCCACAAACCAAAAACCATACAGCTTG AGTGAGGATGGAACAGAAGGAACTCCTCACAAGTTTGACCAAGAGGCTTCCACATCTAGACATCCTGATAAG ACACAGAGACGGCTTGCACAGAATCGTGAGGCAGCTAAGAAAAGTCGTCTTCGCAAGAAA GCTTATGTTCAGCAGCTAGAGACAAGCCGGTTGAAGCTAATTCGCTTAGAGCAAGAACTTGATCGTGCTAGACAACAG GGTTTCTATGCGAGTAAACGTGTAGATACTAATGCCCTTAGTTTCTCAGATAACATGTGCTCAG GTATAGTTGCATTTGAGATGGAGTATGGACACTGGGTGGAAGAACAGAACATGCAGATACACGAGCTAAGAACTGTTCTAAACGGACAAGTCAGCGATGTTGAGATTCGTTTGCTAGTTGACAATGCCATGAAACATTACTTTCAACTCTTCCTAATGAAGTCAGCCGCTGCAAAACTAGATGTCTTCTACATCATGTCTGGAATGTGGAAAACTTCAGCAGAGCGGTTTTTCTTGTGGATAGGCGGGTTTAGACCCTCTGAGCTTCTCAAG GTTCTGGTACCGCATTTTGATCCTATGATGGATCAACAAGTGTTGGATGTATGTAACTTGAGGCAATCATGTCAACAAGCTGAAGATGCAGTATCTCAAGGTATGGAGAAACTGCAACATACATTAGCAGAGAGTGTAGCAGCTGGGGAACTCGGTGAAGGAAGTTATGTTCCTCAAATAACTTCTGCTATGGAGAGACTGGAGGCTTTGGTCAGCTTTGTTGATCAG GCTGATCATCTGAGACATGAGACATTGCAACAGATGCATCGGATCTTAACCACGAGACAAGCGGCCAGAGGATTGTTAGCATTAGGTGAATATTTCCAACGGCTTAGAGCTTTAAGCTCGAGTTGGGAAACTCGGCAACGTGAACCAACTTAA
- the LOC106426689 gene encoding transcription factor TGA4-like isoform X1, with the protein MNTTTSSHFVPPTRFEIFDPLNQISTMWEESFKNNGGGFYTPNSIIIPTNQKPYSLSEDGTEGTPHKFDQEASTSRHPDKVSCIIAHLNFFGALCEFIIFLYPQTQRRLAQNREAAKKSRLRKKAYVQQLETSRLKLIRLEQELDRARQQVLLSLFFFLKYLVDIMMYDNIMLQGFYASKRVDTNALSFSDNMCSGIVAFEMEYGHWVEEQNMQIHELRTVLNGQVSDVEIRLLVDNAMKHYFQLFLMKSAAAKLDVFYIMSGMWKTSAERFFLWIGGFRPSELLKVLVPHFDPMMDQQVLDVCNLRQSCQQAEDAVSQGMEKLQHTLAESVAAGELGEGSYVPQITSAMERLEALVSFVDQADHLRHETLQQMHRILTTRQAARGLLALGEYFQRLRALSSSWETRQREPT; encoded by the exons ATGAATACAACAACTTCGTCACATTTTGTTCCACCGACAAGGTTTGAAATCTTCGACCCTCTCAACCAAATAAGTACTATGTGGGAAGAAAGCTTCAAGAACAATGGAGGAGGCTTCTATACTCCCAACTCTATCATCATCCCCACAAACCAAAAACCATACAGCTTG AGTGAGGATGGAACAGAAGGAACTCCTCACAAGTTTGACCAAGAGGCTTCCACATCTAGACATCCTGATAAGGTCAGTTGTATAATAGCTCATCTTAACTTCTTTGGTGCTCTTTGtgaatttataatctttttataTCCACAGACACAGAGACGGCTTGCACAGAATCGTGAGGCAGCTAAGAAAAGTCGTCTTCGCAAGAAA GCTTATGTTCAGCAGCTAGAGACAAGCCGGTTGAAGCTAATTCGCTTAGAGCAAGAACTTGATCGTGCTAGACAACAGGTTTtgttatctttatttttcttccTAAAGTATCTTGTGGATATAATGATGTATGATAATATAATGTTACAGGGTTTCTATGCGAGTAAACGTGTAGATACTAATGCCCTTAGTTTCTCAGATAACATGTGCTCAG GTATAGTTGCATTTGAGATGGAGTATGGACACTGGGTGGAAGAACAGAACATGCAGATACACGAGCTAAGAACTGTTCTAAACGGACAAGTCAGCGATGTTGAGATTCGTTTGCTAGTTGACAATGCCATGAAACATTACTTTCAACTCTTCCTAATGAAGTCAGCCGCTGCAAAACTAGATGTCTTCTACATCATGTCTGGAATGTGGAAAACTTCAGCAGAGCGGTTTTTCTTGTGGATAGGCGGGTTTAGACCCTCTGAGCTTCTCAAG GTTCTGGTACCGCATTTTGATCCTATGATGGATCAACAAGTGTTGGATGTATGTAACTTGAGGCAATCATGTCAACAAGCTGAAGATGCAGTATCTCAAGGTATGGAGAAACTGCAACATACATTAGCAGAGAGTGTAGCAGCTGGGGAACTCGGTGAAGGAAGTTATGTTCCTCAAATAACTTCTGCTATGGAGAGACTGGAGGCTTTGGTCAGCTTTGTTGATCAG GCTGATCATCTGAGACATGAGACATTGCAACAGATGCATCGGATCTTAACCACGAGACAAGCGGCCAGAGGATTGTTAGCATTAGGTGAATATTTCCAACGGCTTAGAGCTTTAAGCTCGAGTTGGGAAACTCGGCAACGTGAACCAACTTAA
- the LOC106426689 gene encoding transcription factor TGA4-like isoform X2: MNTTTSSHFVPPTRFEIFDPLNQISTMWEESFKNNGGGFYTPNSIIIPTNQKPYSLSEDGTEGTPHKFDQEASTSRHPDKVSCIIAHLNFFGALCEFIIFLYPQTQRRLAQNREAAKKSRLRKKAYVQQLETSRLKLIRLEQELDRARQQGFYASKRVDTNALSFSDNMCSGIVAFEMEYGHWVEEQNMQIHELRTVLNGQVSDVEIRLLVDNAMKHYFQLFLMKSAAAKLDVFYIMSGMWKTSAERFFLWIGGFRPSELLKVLVPHFDPMMDQQVLDVCNLRQSCQQAEDAVSQGMEKLQHTLAESVAAGELGEGSYVPQITSAMERLEALVSFVDQADHLRHETLQQMHRILTTRQAARGLLALGEYFQRLRALSSSWETRQREPT, encoded by the exons ATGAATACAACAACTTCGTCACATTTTGTTCCACCGACAAGGTTTGAAATCTTCGACCCTCTCAACCAAATAAGTACTATGTGGGAAGAAAGCTTCAAGAACAATGGAGGAGGCTTCTATACTCCCAACTCTATCATCATCCCCACAAACCAAAAACCATACAGCTTG AGTGAGGATGGAACAGAAGGAACTCCTCACAAGTTTGACCAAGAGGCTTCCACATCTAGACATCCTGATAAGGTCAGTTGTATAATAGCTCATCTTAACTTCTTTGGTGCTCTTTGtgaatttataatctttttataTCCACAGACACAGAGACGGCTTGCACAGAATCGTGAGGCAGCTAAGAAAAGTCGTCTTCGCAAGAAA GCTTATGTTCAGCAGCTAGAGACAAGCCGGTTGAAGCTAATTCGCTTAGAGCAAGAACTTGATCGTGCTAGACAACAG GGTTTCTATGCGAGTAAACGTGTAGATACTAATGCCCTTAGTTTCTCAGATAACATGTGCTCAG GTATAGTTGCATTTGAGATGGAGTATGGACACTGGGTGGAAGAACAGAACATGCAGATACACGAGCTAAGAACTGTTCTAAACGGACAAGTCAGCGATGTTGAGATTCGTTTGCTAGTTGACAATGCCATGAAACATTACTTTCAACTCTTCCTAATGAAGTCAGCCGCTGCAAAACTAGATGTCTTCTACATCATGTCTGGAATGTGGAAAACTTCAGCAGAGCGGTTTTTCTTGTGGATAGGCGGGTTTAGACCCTCTGAGCTTCTCAAG GTTCTGGTACCGCATTTTGATCCTATGATGGATCAACAAGTGTTGGATGTATGTAACTTGAGGCAATCATGTCAACAAGCTGAAGATGCAGTATCTCAAGGTATGGAGAAACTGCAACATACATTAGCAGAGAGTGTAGCAGCTGGGGAACTCGGTGAAGGAAGTTATGTTCCTCAAATAACTTCTGCTATGGAGAGACTGGAGGCTTTGGTCAGCTTTGTTGATCAG GCTGATCATCTGAGACATGAGACATTGCAACAGATGCATCGGATCTTAACCACGAGACAAGCGGCCAGAGGATTGTTAGCATTAGGTGAATATTTCCAACGGCTTAGAGCTTTAAGCTCGAGTTGGGAAACTCGGCAACGTGAACCAACTTAA